A window of the Synechococcus sp. JA-3-3Ab genome harbors these coding sequences:
- a CDS encoding pyridoxine 5'-phosphate synthase codes for MLSLGVNIDHVATLRQARRTVEPDPVAAAVIAELAGADGITVHLREDRRHIQERDVRLLRQTVRTHLNLEMAATDEMVAIALEIKPDYVTLVPERREEVTTEGGLDVAGQVSRLSEVVSQLQGSGIPVSLFVDPDPIQIAAAAQVGARWVELHTGRYAEASSEAQQEAELAQLRQASQQAIQLGLRVNAGHGLTYWNVGPVARIPGMEELNIGHSIISRAVLVGLERAVREMRQAMGLSSGVGPA; via the coding sequence TTGTTAAGTCTGGGAGTTAACATCGACCACGTCGCCACCCTGCGCCAGGCTCGCCGCACCGTAGAGCCGGATCCGGTGGCCGCGGCGGTGATCGCCGAGTTGGCAGGGGCAGATGGGATCACGGTGCATTTGCGCGAGGATCGCCGCCATATCCAGGAGCGGGATGTGCGGCTACTGCGCCAGACGGTGCGCACCCACCTCAACTTGGAGATGGCCGCCACCGACGAGATGGTGGCCATCGCCCTGGAGATCAAGCCCGATTATGTCACCCTAGTGCCCGAGCGGCGAGAAGAGGTCACCACCGAGGGCGGTCTGGATGTGGCCGGGCAGGTGTCGCGTCTTAGCGAGGTGGTAAGCCAACTGCAGGGATCCGGCATTCCCGTCAGCTTGTTTGTCGATCCCGATCCCATCCAAATTGCCGCCGCTGCCCAGGTGGGGGCCCGCTGGGTGGAACTGCACACGGGACGCTATGCGGAGGCATCCTCGGAGGCGCAGCAAGAGGCGGAGTTGGCCCAACTGCGGCAGGCCAGCCAACAGGCGATTCAACTGGGCTTGCGGGTGAACGCCGGACACGGCCTCACCTACTGGAACGTCGGCCCGGTGGCCCGGATCCCTGGCATGGAAGAGCTGAACATCGGCCATAGCATCATCAGTCGAGCGGTGCTGGTGGGATTGGAGCGGGCAGTGCGAGAGATGCGTCAGGCGATGGGATTAAGCTCAGGAGTAGGCCCGGCATGA
- a CDS encoding DUF3318 domain-containing protein: MNSEYYSYDNYVLDQAEIDRLLDLLPASMRESVKILPASERQTVVIKGRRQMPWERQMRLFIKPYEWRQFTPLQRAGLFLHKVGYYSRAASRQIDFYLAIAALGGLSLIFEVVQQDPVGATVSGGLSGLALWQLRRDQTNDRRLLAADAYAVDRLVLRGIPRLQAVEALGQALHVEARLEGRSGNDLLDMLRYQNLKRLAQRPAEDIVLS, translated from the coding sequence ATGAACTCGGAGTACTACAGCTACGACAACTACGTTCTCGACCAGGCTGAGATCGATCGCCTGCTGGATCTGCTGCCCGCCAGCATGCGGGAGAGCGTGAAGATCTTGCCGGCCTCGGAGCGGCAGACGGTGGTGATCAAGGGCCGCCGACAGATGCCCTGGGAACGGCAGATGCGGCTGTTCATCAAACCCTACGAGTGGCGACAGTTCACTCCCCTGCAGCGGGCAGGGCTGTTTCTCCACAAGGTGGGCTACTACAGCCGGGCAGCCTCGCGGCAGATCGACTTTTACCTGGCCATAGCGGCTCTGGGAGGGCTGAGCCTGATCTTCGAGGTCGTGCAGCAAGACCCGGTGGGGGCGACGGTTTCGGGAGGGTTGAGCGGCTTGGCGCTTTGGCAGTTGCGCCGCGACCAGACCAACGACCGCCGTCTTCTGGCTGCCGATGCCTACGCCGTGGATCGCCTGGTGTTGCGCGGGATCCCACGGCTGCAGGCGGTGGAGGCGCTGGGGCAGGCGCTGCACGTGGAGGCCCGTCTGGAGGGGCGCTCCGGCAACGACCTGCTGGACATGTTGCGCTATCAAAATCTGAAGCGGTTGGCCCAACGCCCGGCAGAAGATATCGTGTTGAGCTAG
- the lepB gene encoding signal peptidase I translates to MSSKDPTSLPQPKLPPGETSAGSRSRAWWQAQRENLLTVVLALLLAFGIRTFVAEARWIPSDSMLPTLEEGDRLVVEKISYRFSSPRRGDIIVFYPPAKLNFDGAYIKRVIGLPGDRIRIADGKVIVNGIPLQEDYIYAPPNYSCPGERCPGVPNQGSEFLVPPGSYFVMGDNRNDSQDSHVWGFLPEENIIGNTIFRFWPPNRLHFFTPPEYPELSSEGAQASGSRT, encoded by the coding sequence ATGTCGTCAAAAGATCCGACGTCTTTGCCCCAGCCCAAGCTGCCGCCAGGAGAAACCTCCGCTGGCTCCAGATCCCGCGCTTGGTGGCAGGCTCAGCGGGAGAACTTGCTGACAGTGGTGCTGGCGCTGCTGTTGGCCTTCGGCATTCGCACCTTTGTGGCGGAAGCACGTTGGATCCCCTCCGATTCGATGCTGCCCACCCTAGAAGAAGGAGATCGGCTGGTGGTGGAAAAGATCAGCTACCGCTTCAGCTCCCCCAGACGGGGCGACATCATCGTCTTCTACCCGCCTGCCAAGCTGAACTTCGACGGTGCCTACATCAAGCGGGTGATCGGCCTGCCGGGGGATCGCATCCGCATTGCCGATGGCAAGGTGATCGTCAACGGCATCCCGCTCCAGGAGGACTATATCTACGCTCCCCCCAATTACTCCTGTCCGGGCGAGCGCTGCCCCGGCGTGCCCAACCAGGGATCCGAATTTCTCGTCCCCCCCGGCTCCTATTTTGTGATGGGGGACAACCGCAACGACAGCCAAGACTCCCATGTGTGGGGATTTTTGCCGGAAGAGAACATCATCGGCAACACCATCTTCCGCTTTTGGCCCCCCAATCGCCTGCACTTTTTCACCCCGCCAGAGTATCCGGAGCTCTCTTCTGAAGGGGCGCAGGCCTCGGGGAGTCGAACCTAA
- a CDS encoding KH domain-containing protein, with amino-acid sequence MPDYEALVHLLIEPLLSGGPPQMDVETTCGGRKVWLRLAFDPKDRGRVLGRGGRTLQAIRQVMMAAAQLAGQSLYIDIYGESGERE; translated from the coding sequence ATGCCGGATTACGAGGCCCTTGTCCATCTCCTGATCGAGCCGTTGCTCAGCGGTGGCCCGCCGCAAATGGATGTGGAAACCACTTGTGGCGGGCGCAAGGTATGGCTGCGGCTGGCTTTTGACCCCAAGGATCGCGGGCGGGTGTTGGGGCGAGGCGGGCGCACCCTGCAGGCCATTCGGCAGGTAATGATGGCGGCAGCTCAGTTGGCGGGGCAATCGCTGTACATCGACATCTACGGAGAGTCTGGAGAGCGGGAATGA
- a CDS encoding metal-sensing transcriptional repressor, translating into MQTVLCFFMSDPVPPVPTGSVPPLPAEPDWEEEWELALERPPLSGRAQPHHHDPQSRRKLIHRLARIEGHVRGIRSMIEQDQPCPDVLLQIAAVKGALDRVARLILDDHIRHCIRHAIESGNIEVELEELQRALDRYIS; encoded by the coding sequence ATGCAAACAGTCCTCTGCTTTTTTATGTCGGATCCCGTTCCCCCAGTGCCAACCGGCTCTGTCCCCCCCCTCCCTGCAGAACCCGATTGGGAGGAGGAGTGGGAGCTTGCACTGGAGCGGCCACCTCTATCGGGGCGAGCCCAGCCTCACCACCATGACCCGCAGTCGCGGCGCAAGCTGATCCATCGTCTGGCTCGCATCGAGGGGCATGTGCGCGGGATCCGCTCCATGATCGAGCAGGATCAGCCCTGTCCGGATGTGCTGCTGCAGATTGCCGCTGTCAAGGGGGCACTGGATCGGGTGGCGCGCCTTATTCTTGACGATCACATCCGTCACTGCATCCGCCACGCCATCGAAAGTGGCAACATCGAGGTGGAACTGGAAGAGCTGCAGCGGGCCCTGGATCGCTACATCAGCTAG
- a CDS encoding pentapeptide repeat-containing protein gives MTTASIKPLLDAKQLLQAYASGRRDFSGTNLSGAQLSGANLRGIVLRDADLSGADLREGDLSGADLSGADLRGAKLRRVNLIGAKLVKADLRGANLYRAKLLRADLSEADLSRADLRIGADLRGAIITNTRFRGALYDEYTKFPEGFNPTEMGM, from the coding sequence ATGACCACAGCGAGTATCAAACCTCTGCTGGACGCCAAGCAACTGTTGCAGGCTTATGCGTCTGGCCGGCGGGATTTTTCTGGAACCAACCTGAGCGGAGCCCAGTTGAGCGGCGCGAACTTGAGGGGCATTGTCCTGCGGGATGCCGACTTAAGTGGGGCGGATTTGCGCGAGGGGGATCTGTCGGGCGCAGATCTCTCAGGGGCCGACCTGCGCGGAGCCAAACTGCGGCGGGTGAACCTCATTGGGGCCAAGCTGGTCAAGGCCGATCTGCGGGGGGCCAACCTCTACCGGGCCAAGTTGCTCAGGGCCGACCTTAGCGAGGCCGATCTCAGCCGCGCCGATTTGCGAATTGGCGCCGATCTGCGGGGAGCCATCATCACCAACACCCGTTTTCGCGGCGCCCTCTACGATGAGTACACCAAGTTTCCGGAGGGGTTCAACCCCACCGAGATGGGCATGTAA
- the rpsP gene encoding 30S ribosomal protein S16 codes for MVKLRLKRYGKRRQPTYRIVAIESKARREGRPLEELGYYNPRTKETVLETAGLLKWLRCGAQPTDTVDSLLRKAGIYEMLKAGEGGVVAAIRIPAIAKPEAGIPDPAPSTEEPAAVCEASAEMAGQPGEVEPAGAAAEPNSQEPEPEEEKPQVEA; via the coding sequence ATGGTTAAATTGCGGCTCAAGCGCTACGGAAAAAGACGGCAACCCACTTATCGCATCGTCGCCATCGAAAGTAAGGCCCGCCGCGAGGGTCGTCCGCTGGAGGAGTTGGGCTACTACAACCCGCGCACCAAGGAGACGGTTCTGGAGACGGCAGGCCTGCTCAAGTGGTTGCGTTGTGGCGCTCAGCCTACAGATACGGTGGACAGCCTCCTCAGGAAGGCCGGCATCTACGAGATGCTCAAAGCCGGCGAGGGCGGAGTGGTTGCCGCGATTCGCATCCCGGCTATCGCCAAGCCGGAGGCTGGGATCCCTGATCCGGCGCCGTCCACAGAGGAGCCTGCCGCTGTTTGCGAGGCCTCTGCCGAGATGGCAGGGCAACCGGGGGAAGTCGAGCCGGCTGGGGCGGCAGCGGAACCGAACTCCCAGGAGCCGGAGCCTGAGGAGGAAAAGCCTCAGGTTGAGGCCTAG
- a CDS encoding TerB family tellurite resistance protein has translation MVNYADLTDEQRQLYLKALIAVARVDGQLDEEESNFFLQIAEGMGVEKQVAQSYLADETGATLDLSRIPPLHNAAGALILRDLAAMAVVNNKLAEKEEALIFEIGKAMQFSQEEINEFLDWAFMGLQWQLKSAALLERYAADGNS, from the coding sequence ATGGTCAACTACGCCGACTTGACAGATGAGCAGCGCCAGCTCTACCTCAAAGCCTTGATCGCGGTGGCCCGCGTGGACGGCCAGTTGGACGAAGAGGAGAGCAACTTTTTCCTGCAAATTGCAGAAGGGATGGGCGTCGAAAAACAGGTGGCCCAAAGCTATCTGGCCGACGAGACAGGCGCAACCCTAGACCTCAGCCGGATCCCTCCTCTACACAATGCAGCCGGAGCCTTGATCCTGAGAGATTTGGCGGCGATGGCGGTGGTCAACAACAAGCTAGCGGAAAAAGAAGAGGCCCTGATTTTCGAGATCGGCAAAGCCATGCAGTTCAGCCAGGAGGAGATCAACGAGTTCTTGGACTGGGCCTTCATGGGCCTGCAATGGCAACTGAAAAGCGCCGCTCTGCTGGAGCGCTACGCTGCCGACGGCAACAGCTAG
- a CDS encoding general secretion pathway protein gives MTNPDTSLAVGQHSIVDRARVPVLIAQYLPVEICIYYQVVPLALDTDSLILGMVDPQDLAALDYVSKMLAYSQISVEPIPITFEQQQDLIAYYFSHPPSPAEVEQLRLQAQASRVTREVPAPVAEPPSRLTPTQPLPARPTAPPLPVDESEETAQQLLNSMLRRALEEKAEQIFVEPQEGLVCRVRYRQQGILRDLFKDLSESIRAKLIAAMKRMMALDAGLIGEPQQAEAERMYRGEPLVLQLRIIPQRSKSGQVSSSREGAILSILRGETLHKYQQGQNRLRVSETVALAQQAHQLLQQLQAALSTTIEKLKQYPTPPGSDWPLMTEMLAAIQAQAQMIAIRQQDWEKLNSGS, from the coding sequence ATGACCAATCCAGATACCTCTTTGGCGGTGGGACAACACTCCATTGTTGACCGGGCGCGGGTGCCGGTCCTGATTGCCCAATACCTGCCGGTAGAAATCTGCATCTACTACCAGGTTGTGCCCCTCGCTCTGGACACCGACAGCTTGATCTTGGGCATGGTGGATCCCCAGGATTTGGCGGCGTTGGACTACGTGAGCAAGATGCTCGCCTATTCCCAGATCTCCGTTGAGCCGATCCCGATTACTTTTGAGCAGCAGCAGGATTTAATTGCCTACTACTTCAGCCATCCGCCGAGCCCGGCAGAGGTGGAGCAGCTACGCCTCCAGGCCCAAGCCAGCCGCGTCACCCGGGAAGTTCCTGCTCCCGTGGCCGAGCCGCCCAGCCGACTGACCCCCACCCAGCCGCTGCCGGCACGGCCAACTGCTCCGCCCCTTCCTGTTGACGAATCGGAAGAGACGGCGCAGCAGTTGCTGAACTCGATGCTGCGGCGAGCTTTGGAGGAGAAAGCGGAGCAAATTTTTGTTGAACCCCAGGAGGGGTTGGTGTGTCGGGTGCGCTACCGCCAGCAGGGGATTTTGCGGGATCTATTTAAGGATCTCTCGGAGTCGATACGGGCAAAGTTGATCGCCGCCATGAAGCGGATGATGGCCCTGGATGCAGGGCTGATCGGGGAGCCCCAGCAGGCGGAAGCAGAGCGGATGTATCGGGGGGAGCCGCTGGTGCTGCAATTGCGCATCATTCCCCAGCGCTCCAAGAGTGGCCAGGTTTCCTCCTCCAGGGAAGGCGCCATCCTCAGCATTCTGCGAGGGGAGACCCTCCACAAGTATCAGCAAGGCCAAAACCGCCTCCGCGTCTCCGAGACTGTGGCTTTGGCCCAGCAGGCCCATCAACTGCTGCAACAACTGCAAGCTGCCCTCAGCACCACAATCGAGAAGCTGAAGCAATACCCCACCCCCCCCGGCAGCGACTGGCCCCTGATGACAGAAATGCTGGCGGCCATTCAGGCCCAAGCCCAGATGATCGCCATCCGCCAGCAGGACTGGGAAAAACTCAATTCCGGCAGTTGA
- the hisF gene encoding imidazole glycerol phosphate synthase subunit HisF produces MLAKRIIPCLDVAAGRVVKGIRFVQLRDAGDPVELAQAYDQAGADELVFLDITATHEEREILLEVVRRTAEQVFIPLTVGGGIRDLEGIRQLLRAGADKVSLNSAAVRDPDLVTQASRRFGSQCIVVAIDARAKPQGGGWEVYVRGGREPTGLDAVEWAKTVAERGAGEILLTSMDADGTQAGYDLELTRRVAEAVAVPVIASGGAGECAHIRQALQEGGAEAALLASLLHYGQLTIAQIKADLAAHGIPVRR; encoded by the coding sequence ATGTTGGCCAAGCGGATCATTCCCTGCCTGGATGTGGCGGCGGGGCGGGTGGTCAAAGGGATCCGGTTTGTGCAGTTGCGCGATGCCGGGGATCCGGTGGAGCTGGCCCAGGCCTACGACCAGGCGGGAGCTGACGAGCTGGTTTTTCTAGACATCACCGCCACTCACGAAGAGCGGGAAATCTTGCTGGAGGTGGTGCGGCGCACGGCGGAGCAGGTGTTTATCCCCCTCACGGTGGGAGGTGGGATCCGCGATCTGGAAGGGATCCGGCAACTGTTGCGGGCCGGGGCCGACAAGGTGAGCCTCAATTCGGCGGCAGTCCGGGATCCGGATCTGGTCACCCAGGCCAGCCGTCGGTTTGGATCCCAGTGCATCGTGGTGGCCATCGACGCCCGTGCCAAACCTCAGGGTGGCGGTTGGGAAGTGTACGTGCGCGGGGGGAGGGAGCCGACGGGCCTGGACGCGGTGGAGTGGGCCAAAACCGTGGCCGAGCGGGGGGCGGGGGAGATCTTGTTGACCAGCATGGACGCCGACGGCACCCAAGCGGGCTACGACTTGGAGCTGACCCGCCGCGTGGCCGAGGCGGTGGCGGTGCCGGTGATCGCCTCAGGGGGGGCAGGGGAATGTGCTCACATCCGCCAGGCTCTGCAAGAGGGGGGAGCAGAAGCAGCCCTGTTGGCCTCGCTGCTCCACTACGGCCAGTTGACAATTGCCCAGATCAAAGCCGATCTGGCCGCCCACGGCATTCCGGTGCGTCGCTAA
- a CDS encoding PspA/IM30 family protein, which translates to MGLFDRVSRIIRANLNALISSAEDPEKILNQTIQDMSEDHYQMRQAVAQAIAAQKRIERQYEQAQQNVDEWQRRAELALRNNNEALAREALVRKKTFAETAQSLKRQLDEQTKQVEVLKANMTKLESKIAEAKTKKDMLIARARAAKASQQINQVIGRVDATSAFAAFERMEEKVNALEAQSAAVAELAVDNLERQFAALEAGGSDIDHELMMLKAAMGGQLPAGEQKALPRDQSAATSESEVDVELENLRREIDRL; encoded by the coding sequence ATGGGATTGTTCGATCGGGTCAGCCGGATCATCAGAGCCAACCTCAACGCGCTGATCAGCAGTGCCGAAGATCCGGAGAAAATCCTGAACCAAACCATTCAGGACATGTCTGAGGATCACTACCAAATGCGGCAGGCAGTTGCCCAGGCCATTGCTGCCCAGAAGCGGATCGAGCGGCAGTACGAGCAGGCGCAGCAGAACGTCGACGAGTGGCAAAGGCGCGCCGAGTTGGCCCTGCGCAACAACAACGAGGCCCTGGCCCGCGAAGCGCTGGTGCGCAAGAAAACCTTTGCCGAAACCGCCCAGAGCCTGAAGCGGCAGTTGGATGAGCAGACCAAACAGGTGGAAGTCTTGAAGGCCAACATGACCAAGCTGGAGAGCAAGATCGCCGAGGCCAAGACCAAAAAGGATATGCTCATCGCGCGGGCTCGGGCGGCCAAAGCTTCCCAACAAATTAACCAGGTTATCGGACGGGTGGACGCCACCAGTGCCTTCGCGGCTTTCGAGCGTATGGAAGAGAAGGTAAACGCCCTGGAAGCTCAGTCGGCGGCCGTGGCCGAGCTGGCGGTGGACAACTTGGAGCGACAGTTTGCCGCTTTGGAAGCAGGTGGCTCGGACATCGATCACGAGCTGATGATGCTGAAAGCGGCGATGGGGGGCCAATTGCCCGCCGGAGAGCAGAAAGCTCTGCCGAGAGATCAATCTGCTGCCACCAGCGAGAGCGAGGTAGATGTAGAGCTAGAAAATCTACGCCGCGAAATCGACCGGCTTTGA
- a CDS encoding Get3/ArsA fold putative tail anchor-mediating ATPase NosAFP, translating to MSQILTFLGKGGTGRSTLAVAAARAAAQQGRRVLLVGHQPGSGLEMLLGGIPLSGEPVTIAANLSVVQLRTTQLLEQHWTAAKELEAQYVRTPFFREIYGQELGVLPGMDQALALEALRRYDASGQYDCILYDGPGDLTTLRAFGIPEVASWYWRRASKAFLGSDLAKTLRPFVEPLLRSVSTVEFSSLEDLSNRLGGMTNIFEEGRQAIADPRRVLAHLVTTPDPMAVQTARYLWGSAQMVGLTVGGLWVMPLVPGEVSAADFSPLPVRILPRRQGSDWSALEEAVGGIFAVPQVPPPVAIDEGARTVKLFIPGFSKAQIELSQSGPELTITAGDQRRNLFLPPSLAGRQVTGAKFQEPFLVITFG from the coding sequence ATGAGCCAGATCCTTACCTTCTTGGGCAAAGGGGGCACAGGCCGGAGCACCCTGGCCGTGGCAGCGGCCCGGGCAGCAGCCCAGCAGGGGCGGCGGGTGCTGTTGGTGGGCCATCAGCCGGGGTCGGGGCTGGAGATGCTCTTGGGCGGGATCCCGCTTTCCGGCGAGCCGGTAACCATTGCCGCCAATTTAAGTGTGGTGCAGTTGCGCACAACTCAGCTCCTGGAGCAACACTGGACGGCGGCCAAGGAGCTGGAAGCCCAATACGTGCGCACTCCCTTTTTCCGGGAGATCTACGGCCAGGAGCTGGGGGTGTTGCCGGGGATGGATCAGGCCCTGGCTCTGGAAGCCCTGCGTCGCTACGATGCCAGCGGCCAGTACGACTGTATTCTCTACGATGGGCCGGGGGATCTGACCACCTTGCGGGCTTTTGGGATCCCGGAGGTGGCCAGTTGGTACTGGCGGCGGGCTTCTAAAGCTTTTTTGGGCTCCGACTTGGCCAAAACCCTGCGCCCTTTCGTCGAGCCCCTGCTGCGATCGGTCAGCACAGTGGAGTTCTCGTCTTTAGAGGATCTGTCGAATCGGCTGGGGGGGATGACCAACATTTTCGAGGAGGGACGCCAGGCCATCGCCGATCCTCGTCGCGTGTTGGCCCACCTGGTAACCACCCCGGATCCGATGGCCGTGCAGACTGCCCGCTACCTCTGGGGCAGCGCCCAGATGGTGGGGCTGACGGTGGGTGGCCTCTGGGTCATGCCGCTGGTTCCTGGGGAAGTGTCGGCTGCCGATTTTTCTCCGCTGCCTGTGCGCATCCTGCCGCGGCGCCAGGGATCCGATTGGTCGGCTTTGGAAGAGGCGGTAGGAGGGATTTTCGCGGTGCCGCAGGTGCCGCCGCCGGTGGCCATCGACGAGGGAGCCCGTACCGTCAAGCTGTTTATTCCCGGCTTCAGCAAGGCCCAGATCGAGCTGAGCCAGTCGGGGCCGGAACTGACCATCACCGCCGGGGATCAGCGGCGCAACTTGTTCTTGCCCCCCAGCTTGGCAGGCCGGCAGGTAACCGGGGCCAAGTTTCAGGAGCCTTTCTTAGTCATCACCTTTGGCTAG
- the sds gene encoding solanesyl diphosphate synthase: MTSVLSPFGPVEADLERLRQNLSRLVSAKHPILAMAAEHLFSAGGKGIRPAIVLLIARATTPDGEITPQHWRLAEITEMIHTASLVHDDVIDTADVRRGIDTVNTLFDNRVAVLAGDYLFGQAAWYLANLDNLEVVKLLSKVIMDLPEGEVRQSLTRFDPDVSLEEYLAKSFYKTASLISGSSKAAGLLSGVSPEVADRLFDFGRDLGIAFQIVDDLLDFTASAEMLGKPVGSDLIQGNLTAPVLFALEEFPQMRELILRELAEPQDLQQALEWVYQSNGIPRSRELARDYARRAAEALEVLPDSVARRALFQMVDYVLERAR, encoded by the coding sequence ATGACCTCTGTGCTCTCCCCCTTTGGCCCTGTAGAAGCGGATCTGGAGCGTTTACGCCAGAACCTGTCGCGGCTGGTTAGCGCCAAACACCCAATTCTGGCCATGGCTGCCGAACATCTGTTTTCGGCGGGGGGGAAAGGGATCCGACCGGCGATTGTGCTGTTGATTGCGCGGGCTACTACGCCGGATGGGGAGATTACCCCGCAGCATTGGCGCCTGGCGGAAATTACCGAGATGATCCACACGGCCAGCTTGGTGCACGACGATGTCATCGACACTGCCGATGTGCGGCGGGGCATCGACACAGTAAATACCCTTTTCGACAACCGCGTAGCGGTGCTGGCGGGGGACTACCTCTTCGGCCAAGCTGCCTGGTATTTGGCTAACCTGGACAATCTGGAAGTGGTGAAGCTCCTGTCCAAGGTGATCATGGATCTGCCGGAGGGCGAGGTGCGCCAGAGCCTCACCCGCTTCGACCCGGATGTGTCCTTGGAAGAGTACCTGGCCAAGAGCTTCTACAAAACCGCCTCCCTCATATCCGGCAGTTCTAAGGCCGCCGGGCTGCTGAGCGGGGTCAGTCCTGAGGTGGCCGATCGCCTCTTCGACTTTGGCCGCGACCTGGGCATTGCCTTCCAAATCGTGGACGACCTGCTGGATTTCACCGCTTCGGCAGAGATGCTCGGTAAGCCGGTGGGATCTGACCTCATCCAGGGCAACTTGACGGCACCGGTTTTGTTCGCCCTGGAGGAGTTTCCCCAGATGCGAGAGCTGATCCTCCGAGAGCTGGCCGAACCCCAGGATCTCCAGCAGGCCCTGGAGTGGGTTTACCAGAGCAATGGGATCCCGCGCTCCCGCGAGTTGGCGCGAGACTATGCCCGTCGGGCTGCTGAGGCGTTGGAAGTTCTCCCCGATTCGGTAGCCCGCCGAGCTTTGTTTCAGATGGTGGACTATGTGCTGGAGCGGGCCCGCTGA
- the cysQ gene encoding 3'(2'),5'-bisphosphate nucleotidase CysQ, translated as MQDLADLLPHVSRLAETAGQAILEIYRQDQIRVRDKADSSPLTEADLAAHHLILRGLQDLTPGLPVLSEESGGIPYPERQQWRQFWLVDPLDGTREFIGRSGQFTVNIALVEAGIPILGVVHAPALGLTYRAVQRLGAYRGDQPIRARPPAQAPLQVVASRSHRGPETEQFLERLRRRYGSLEVKSVGSALKLCLVAEGSAHLYPRFDPTMEWDTAAAHCIVEQAGGSVTDLKGDPLRYNKPDLHNPPFVAAAADAAQLWQELVP; from the coding sequence ATGCAGGATCTGGCCGATCTCCTGCCCCATGTCAGCCGCCTTGCGGAAACAGCCGGGCAGGCCATTTTGGAGATCTATCGGCAAGATCAGATCCGGGTCAGGGACAAGGCCGACTCCTCCCCCCTCACCGAAGCCGATCTGGCCGCCCACCACTTGATCCTGCGGGGCCTGCAAGATCTGACCCCCGGCCTCCCCGTGCTCTCGGAAGAATCCGGCGGGATCCCGTATCCGGAGCGGCAACAGTGGCGGCAGTTCTGGCTGGTGGATCCCTTGGACGGCACGCGCGAGTTTATCGGGCGCAGCGGCCAGTTCACCGTGAACATCGCCCTCGTCGAGGCAGGGATCCCCATCTTAGGCGTCGTCCATGCCCCCGCTCTCGGCCTTACCTACAGGGCTGTGCAAAGGCTGGGGGCCTATAGAGGAGATCAGCCCATCCGGGCCCGCCCGCCCGCCCAGGCCCCTCTGCAAGTGGTGGCCAGCCGCTCCCACCGCGGCCCGGAGACGGAGCAATTTCTCGAGCGGCTGCGGCGGCGCTACGGTTCCCTCGAGGTGAAGTCGGTGGGCAGCGCCCTGAAACTCTGCCTTGTGGCCGAGGGATCCGCCCATCTCTACCCCCGCTTCGACCCAACCATGGAGTGGGATACTGCTGCTGCCCACTGCATCGTCGAGCAAGCCGGGGGAAGCGTCACCGATCTAAAAGGGGATCCCTTGCGCTACAACAAGCCTGATCTGCACAACCCGCCCTTTGTGGCGGCTGCCGCCGATGCAGCCCAACTGTGGCAGGAGCTGGTTCCCTAG